The proteins below come from a single Stomoxys calcitrans chromosome 1, idStoCalc2.1, whole genome shotgun sequence genomic window:
- the LOC131994087 gene encoding activating signal cointegrator 1 complex subunit 2 homolog, which produces MSAQNLYKCMLCKKRHALRYCPIFIQMTVEDRRVVVRQHNYCRNCLAKSHTLDDCQSAETCRKCGFRHHTMLHPRKLTFNSSSSTITTKSTSSRQQPQKKPPTLARPRRQQSTSTPAQRKQPAKSRLGQRQHTASAGQQQRQPKKRYRSQSQRGRLPPKPRPQQKPRPQQKPKPQKAKKRRSAAPQPNYLILSEAIKSLATVLCASSSNFA; this is translated from the coding sequence ATGAGTGCCCAAAACCTCTACAAGTGCATGTTGTGCAAAAAACGCCATGCCCTCAGATACTGCCCAATTTTCATCCAGATGACGGTGGAGGACAGGAGGGTAGTAGTTCGACAGCACAACTACTGCCGAAATTGTCTGGCGAAAAGCCACACACTTGATGACTGCCAGTCGGCAGAGACTTGTCGAAAATGTGGGTTTCGGCATCACACCATGCTGCACCCACGAAAACTCACCTTCAACTCCAGCAGCTCTACCATCACCACCAAATCGACCTCATCAAGACAACAACCCCAAAAGAAACCACCAACTTTAGCACGGCCTCGACGACAACAATCAACATCAACTCCGGCCCAACGCAAACAACCAGCTAAATCACGCCTTGGCCAACGTCAACACACAGCCTCAGCTGGTCAACAACAGCGACAACCCAAAAAACGCTACAGGTCTCAGAGTCAAAGAGGCCGCCTGCCACCAAAGCCAAGACCTCAGCAAAAGCCAAGACCTCAACAGAAGCCAAAGCCACAGAAAGCCAAAAAAAGACGCTCAGCAGCCCCTCAACCGAATTACTTGATACTGTCAGAGGCTATAAAGTCCTTGGCGACCGTACTTTGCGCTTCCTCATCAAATTTTGCGTAA